A single window of Sulfitobacter sp. JL08 DNA harbors:
- a CDS encoding glycosyltransferase, with translation MHIAIVSGFQVINNPRVVKEADALAEMGYRVTVLAAITRREDAPRIEALVAGRDWTHVPVIDTTRTDALSKAKGLLRRGAARFSREIAPRLNVEHPFQLGPEVYALLGAARRTRADLYSLHLEKALWVGLKLAEANRPYRLDIEDWYSEDGLAKDRAARPQRLIREAEHRLLHGAVHTTATSDAMADALIEAYGCPRPAVVHNSFPTTVRDAPDGKTLDRKRHDIPSITWFSQTIGPGRGLEALIKAYAGLERPVELHLRGTARSGFIESLLAPLEPAHRARVYLHEQVPQDELLSRLREHDIGYCGELSDCRSRDVTITNKAFEYMRAGLAIVASDTTGQREIAAAAPNALALFKQGDPASLAAALTPLIENPAALNAARDASVDALLDHFSWDRSKRVIQEQVANYFENCT, from the coding sequence ATGCACATCGCTATCGTCTCGGGCTTTCAGGTCATCAATAATCCACGTGTCGTCAAAGAGGCGGACGCGCTGGCCGAGATGGGGTACCGTGTGACTGTCTTAGCCGCGATCACCCGCCGCGAGGATGCCCCCCGGATCGAGGCCCTCGTTGCAGGACGCGATTGGACACATGTGCCTGTCATAGATACCACCAGGACCGACGCCCTATCGAAAGCAAAGGGACTCCTAAGGCGCGGCGCGGCGCGCTTCTCCCGCGAGATAGCGCCCCGGCTCAATGTCGAGCATCCCTTCCAACTGGGTCCCGAGGTATATGCTCTACTGGGCGCGGCCCGTCGCACCCGAGCCGACCTTTATAGCCTCCACCTTGAAAAGGCGCTCTGGGTTGGCCTCAAACTCGCCGAGGCTAATCGCCCCTATCGGTTAGATATCGAAGACTGGTATTCCGAGGATGGCCTGGCAAAGGATCGCGCGGCTCGCCCCCAACGGCTGATCCGCGAAGCCGAGCACCGCCTCTTGCACGGCGCGGTCCACACCACGGCGACGAGTGACGCGATGGCCGATGCGCTGATCGAAGCCTATGGCTGCCCCCGCCCGGCGGTGGTGCACAACAGCTTTCCCACGACGGTGCGTGATGCGCCCGATGGCAAGACACTGGATCGCAAACGGCACGATATACCGTCGATCACCTGGTTCTCGCAAACCATCGGACCGGGGCGCGGTCTGGAGGCCTTGATCAAGGCCTACGCGGGGCTCGAGCGCCCCGTGGAACTCCACCTGCGCGGCACTGCACGGTCTGGATTTATAGAGTCGCTGCTCGCCCCGCTGGAACCCGCGCATCGCGCGCGAGTCTATCTGCACGAACAAGTCCCGCAAGACGAACTACTGTCTCGGCTTAGGGAACATGACATTGGCTATTGCGGTGAACTGAGCGACTGTCGGAGCCGCGACGTGACGATAACCAACAAGGCGTTCGAGTACATGCGGGCGGGCCTCGCGATTGTCGCGAGTGATACAACCGGACAACGCGAAATCGCAGCCGCCGCGCCCAACGCGCTTGCCCTCTTCAAACAGGGCGACCCAGCCTCCCTTGCCGCTGCGCTAACCCCACTGATCGAAAACCCCGCAGCGCTCAACGCGGCACGAGATGCCTCTGTCGATGCCTTGCTGGATCATTTCTCATGGGATCGCTCCAAGCGCGTGATTCAGGAACAGGTTGCCAACTACTTTGAAAACTGCACATGA
- a CDS encoding glycosyltransferase, with protein MSSLFCFTYWSVSGSELKYDNERLEMKIFLCSASFKRDYGGPAYSVSRLGLALAENGATVGLWAPDGSAETAQFLWTKKSHGPVPRTFNCTLDPALEEFGTADVVHDSGIWLPHNHALARLTNRRRIARVVSTRGMLDPWALSHKRIKKAIAWRLYQRSDLRSADALHVTSDTEVTSVRTRSLDVPVWRIPNGVDLPPNEQVAFQHNSLSPRRAVFLGRLHPVKGLQDLLEAWARVRPTDWELILAGPDEDGHRSQLEASVDQYQLKDGVRFIGQVSGPEKVDLFRCAELFVLPSKSESFGMVVAEALSYGLPVLTTTNVPWPQLEESHCGWRVDPNTTQLSEALARILAQPRRQLYEAGLRGRTLVSDGFGWTAIANEFVKRYEVLLTKRG; from the coding sequence GTGTCTTCATTATTTTGTTTTACATATTGGTCCGTCAGTGGCTCCGAATTAAAATATGACAACGAACGTTTAGAAATGAAAATTTTTCTTTGCTCTGCAAGCTTCAAAAGGGACTATGGGGGGCCTGCCTATTCGGTTTCACGCCTCGGTCTCGCACTGGCAGAGAATGGTGCCACGGTAGGGCTTTGGGCACCAGATGGCAGCGCGGAGACAGCACAATTTCTCTGGACTAAGAAGTCGCATGGTCCTGTGCCGCGGACTTTCAACTGCACCCTTGATCCTGCACTGGAAGAGTTTGGCACGGCGGACGTGGTACATGACAGTGGCATTTGGCTGCCCCATAATCACGCGCTGGCTCGTTTGACTAACCGTCGCCGCATAGCTCGTGTCGTCAGCACGCGCGGCATGCTTGACCCATGGGCGCTCAGCCACAAACGGATTAAAAAAGCGATAGCTTGGCGACTGTACCAGCGGTCAGATCTCAGGTCGGCTGACGCGCTGCATGTCACGTCGGACACAGAGGTCACCAGTGTACGCACGCGATCTCTGGACGTACCGGTCTGGCGTATTCCCAATGGTGTCGATTTGCCGCCAAACGAGCAAGTTGCTTTCCAACACAATTCTTTGTCTCCCCGGCGCGCGGTATTTCTCGGACGGCTACATCCCGTGAAAGGGCTTCAAGACTTGCTTGAAGCCTGGGCGCGGGTCCGGCCAACGGATTGGGAACTGATCTTAGCTGGGCCTGATGAGGACGGGCATCGCTCACAATTGGAAGCGAGCGTTGACCAATACCAATTAAAAGACGGGGTACGCTTTATTGGTCAGGTTTCTGGTCCGGAGAAAGTAGACCTCTTCCGTTGCGCTGAACTCTTTGTCCTACCCAGCAAATCTGAAAGTTTCGGCATGGTGGTTGCTGAGGCGCTATCGTACGGCCTTCCTGTTCTGACCACCACAAATGTACCTTGGCCTCAACTTGAAGAGAGCCACTGCGGTTGGCGGGTCGATCCGAACACGACGCAGCTAAGCGAGGCGCTTGCGCGGATCTTAGCACAACCGCGACGGCAGTTGTATGAAGCGGGACTGCGTGGGCGAACGCTCGTTTCCGATGGATTTGGCTGGACGGCCATCGCAAATGAGTTTGTCAAGCGATACGAAGTACTCCTGACGAAAAGGGGCTAG
- a CDS encoding glycosyltransferase family 4 protein, whose protein sequence is MLTKFPNKMPAMRIAILATHPIQYNAPLFRELASRQSVDPRVFYSWKGTETSIDPEFGRTIKWDIPLLEGYPWEMVPNVSRDEGTHHFGGLNNPDMNRRVEEWNPDALLVYGWAWRTHLKAMRYFKGRVPVILRGDSTLMTSNKAWWKRLFRKPALQWVYSNVDFALSPGQQNHAYLRAMGMPENRIRWMPHAIDTQRFSPNIDVYQAGADQIRRDNGIASDAHTYLFAGKLVLRKDVDTLLVAFRKLVAKYPRARLLIAGDGPERQRLQAITADLPQVTFLGFRNQAEMPAVYLAGDTVVLPSRNETWGLAVNEALSLARTVVASDRVGAAPDLLAGKPYARVFACGQASGLENALQEFLVDRSTLVKLGSLAREDSAAWSIPAAADSVLELLWEIADLRCPPARDGYSS, encoded by the coding sequence ATGTTGACCAAATTTCCTAACAAAATGCCAGCTATGCGCATTGCAATCCTAGCTACGCACCCAATCCAGTACAATGCGCCCCTCTTTCGAGAACTCGCATCGAGGCAAAGCGTCGACCCAAGAGTATTCTATTCTTGGAAAGGAACAGAAACCAGCATCGATCCGGAATTCGGGCGCACTATCAAGTGGGACATTCCACTTCTTGAGGGATACCCGTGGGAAATGGTTCCGAACGTTTCTAGGGACGAGGGCACTCATCACTTTGGCGGCCTCAACAACCCTGATATGAACCGGCGTGTTGAGGAGTGGAACCCAGACGCTCTGCTTGTATATGGCTGGGCATGGCGCACGCATTTGAAAGCTATGAGGTACTTCAAGGGGCGCGTTCCAGTAATCTTACGAGGCGACTCAACCCTGATGACAAGTAACAAAGCTTGGTGGAAACGGCTCTTTCGAAAGCCGGCGCTTCAATGGGTTTACAGCAATGTCGATTTTGCTCTGTCCCCAGGTCAACAAAATCACGCCTATCTGCGCGCGATGGGAATGCCCGAGAACCGCATTAGATGGATGCCGCACGCGATTGACACCCAACGGTTCTCACCAAACATCGATGTCTATCAAGCAGGCGCAGACCAGATCAGACGCGACAACGGTATAGCAAGCGATGCTCATACTTACCTATTCGCAGGCAAACTGGTATTACGTAAGGATGTGGACACTCTGCTTGTTGCCTTCAGGAAGCTTGTTGCGAAGTATCCGCGCGCACGCTTGCTTATCGCTGGTGACGGTCCGGAACGGCAACGCCTACAGGCGATTACAGCTGATCTTCCTCAAGTCACATTTCTTGGATTTCGGAACCAAGCCGAGATGCCAGCGGTTTACTTGGCCGGCGATACTGTTGTTCTGCCGTCCAGAAACGAAACTTGGGGGTTGGCGGTAAATGAAGCGCTGTCACTCGCGCGCACCGTGGTGGCAAGCGATCGTGTTGGTGCTGCTCCGGATTTACTGGCTGGAAAGCCATATGCCAGAGTATTCGCTTGTGGACAGGCGAGCGGACTAGAGAATGCGCTACAAGAGTTTCTGGTGGACAGAAGCACACTGGTTAAACTTGGCTCCTTGGCGCGTGAAGATAGCGCGGCGTGGTCTATACCAGCAGCCGCGGATTCAGTCCTCGAACTACTCTGGGAGATCGCCGATCTAAGATGCCCTCCCGCTCGCGACGGGTACTCTTCATGA
- a CDS encoding helix-turn-helix domain-containing protein, whose product MITGAQIRIARTALRWTAEDLAKDSGVGARTIKRIEMTDGLPDSTISTVSKLKLALEAAGIEFIGTPDDGPGIRIYDGSPK is encoded by the coding sequence ATGATTACTGGTGCACAAATTCGTATTGCGCGCACTGCCCTAAGATGGACAGCTGAAGATTTGGCTAAGGACAGTGGTGTAGGCGCACGAACGATAAAGCGAATTGAAATGACTGACGGTTTACCTGACTCAACTATTTCCACGGTTTCTAAATTAAAACTTGCCCTCGAAGCCGCTGGCATCGAATTCATTGGCACGCCCGACGATGGCCCCGGCATTCGCATCTATGACGGGTCGCCAAAATAA
- a CDS encoding WcaF family extracellular polysaccharide biosynthesis acetyltransferase, with protein sequence MSTNEHEVDKGVRLDLFANPEFVRGASRLKEICWMAVSGLLVESWLPGSGWRRQLLRAFGAQIGVGVIIKPRVRVKFPWRLAVGDHSWIGEEVWIDNLCDVTVGTHCCLSQGAYLCTGRHDWTDPSFELITAPIELGHGCWVGAKASIAPGTKGGPGAVVTMGSVASGRLKAWYVHIGVPAEAQKQRQLRIG encoded by the coding sequence ATGTCTACGAATGAACATGAAGTCGACAAAGGCGTTAGGCTCGACCTATTCGCGAATCCAGAATTTGTGCGCGGAGCGTCACGCCTGAAGGAGATTTGCTGGATGGCTGTTTCGGGGCTTCTGGTAGAGAGCTGGCTGCCAGGGTCAGGCTGGAGACGGCAGCTTTTGCGCGCCTTTGGTGCGCAGATTGGGGTGGGAGTGATCATCAAACCACGTGTTCGGGTAAAGTTTCCCTGGCGTTTAGCAGTTGGCGATCATTCCTGGATTGGAGAAGAAGTCTGGATTGACAATCTTTGTGACGTGACGGTGGGTACGCATTGTTGCCTGTCTCAGGGGGCTTATCTTTGCACAGGCAGACATGATTGGACTGATCCAAGCTTCGAGTTGATAACCGCTCCAATCGAACTAGGCCACGGGTGTTGGGTGGGCGCTAAGGCGTCAATTGCCCCCGGGACCAAGGGAGGTCCTGGCGCCGTGGTTACGATGGGCAGCGTCGCAAGTGGGCGTCTCAAGGCTTGGTACGTGCATATTGGCGTCCCGGCAGAAGCCCAAAAACAGCGTCAGCTGCGCATTGGCTAA
- a CDS encoding glycosyltransferase family protein, whose amino-acid sequence MTLSDDTSLKWLTGRCILLVSPQPWDHLPISKHHYAEALAERNTVAFLQPPVSTLKPGTVVATESGINGISLISWTPFTPKILRFHAYGLYKWFIGREARQIGKAIGVDGKPDLLWCFDFNTFPDLRAFGATRVIYHPVDPLSDHKQARIGKTADLILSVSNRILTSFDGMLDLPPRHLVNHGIGSAFTNLARSPAFPRKDGPIRCGYFGNMDRAVIDGNLIAATVAAQNGVEFHFWGPITKISPLAPLRSAPNCIFHGTVPKDALARAAADMDCFLVAYRADARESDLSNAHKLLEYFATGRTVIATPMDCYRDDPELLAMSSSSDLETFITHVAETFASLSTLNADTPAARRKAVALEHTYERNIARIDALLAVRDA is encoded by the coding sequence ATGACACTATCGGATGACACATCGCTGAAATGGCTGACCGGCAGATGCATACTTCTCGTTTCCCCTCAGCCTTGGGATCACCTGCCGATTTCGAAGCACCACTATGCAGAAGCACTTGCGGAGAGGAATACCGTCGCGTTTCTGCAGCCCCCAGTATCAACGCTGAAACCCGGCACTGTGGTTGCCACCGAAAGTGGCATAAACGGGATTTCGCTCATCTCATGGACCCCCTTTACGCCCAAGATTCTCCGCTTTCATGCCTACGGGCTCTACAAGTGGTTTATAGGTCGTGAGGCACGGCAGATCGGGAAGGCGATTGGAGTAGATGGCAAACCTGATCTCCTCTGGTGCTTTGATTTCAACACCTTCCCCGATCTAAGAGCTTTCGGTGCAACCCGCGTGATCTACCACCCTGTAGACCCACTCAGCGATCATAAACAGGCCAGAATTGGTAAGACGGCTGACCTAATCTTGAGTGTATCTAACCGGATTCTGACTAGTTTCGATGGTATGCTTGACCTGCCCCCACGCCATCTTGTCAACCACGGGATTGGCTCGGCCTTTACCAACCTTGCACGATCGCCAGCATTTCCTCGCAAAGATGGCCCGATCCGCTGTGGCTACTTTGGCAACATGGATCGAGCGGTAATTGACGGCAACCTAATAGCGGCGACAGTCGCAGCCCAAAATGGCGTAGAGTTCCACTTCTGGGGCCCGATCACTAAGATCTCCCCACTGGCTCCTCTCCGCTCCGCTCCGAACTGCATCTTCCATGGCACGGTTCCGAAGGATGCCCTTGCCCGTGCCGCCGCCGATATGGATTGCTTCCTAGTTGCCTACCGCGCCGACGCCCGCGAATCCGATCTCTCCAACGCCCACAAACTTCTCGAATACTTTGCCACAGGCCGTACAGTGATAGCCACACCAATGGACTGCTACCGCGACGATCCAGAGCTTCTAGCGATGTCCTCTAGCAGTGACCTAGAGACTTTCATAACCCACGTTGCAGAAACCTTCGCCAGTCTCAGCACCCTAAACGCTGACACCCCAGCGGCACGCCGCAAAGCCGTCGCGCTTGAGCATACTTATGAACGCAACATTGCCCGCATCGATGCGCTTCTAGCCGTGCGAGATGCATAG
- a CDS encoding FkbM family methyltransferase, which produces MSLVRILARSVDLIPWRLRNRIKSIPGVASFQRCLVNRVMVDKEFVHTISAGPASGLNFRVRLPDDKLYWTGTWEHDITTTIAAQVRPGLTCLDVGAHRGFMAGVMARNGASRVICFEPNPDNAAAIADLVSLNPNLPIEVMALAVGAEDALAQFEIMPESSMGKLSTSTFQNEETGARTIDVTIRTLDGLVAEGALPIPGFLKIDIEGAELDALYGAAGLIESHHPTLLIEAHSYDLLHGCADWLRDRGYSLSVIQTPLEGITPETFKVCHLLAQPA; this is translated from the coding sequence ATGAGCCTTGTCCGCATCCTAGCCCGCAGCGTGGACTTGATTCCCTGGCGGCTGCGCAACCGCATCAAATCGATTCCCGGTGTGGCCTCATTCCAGCGTTGTCTGGTAAATCGGGTCATGGTGGATAAGGAGTTTGTCCACACGATCAGCGCCGGTCCCGCGAGCGGTCTCAACTTTCGGGTCCGCCTGCCAGACGACAAGCTGTACTGGACCGGCACCTGGGAACACGACATTACCACCACGATCGCGGCGCAGGTACGCCCCGGCTTGACCTGCCTCGATGTTGGAGCCCATCGCGGTTTCATGGCCGGTGTCATGGCCCGCAACGGCGCGTCTCGCGTGATCTGCTTCGAACCAAACCCCGATAACGCCGCCGCCATCGCAGATCTGGTGTCCCTCAACCCCAACCTCCCGATCGAGGTAATGGCCCTCGCGGTCGGCGCCGAGGACGCGCTGGCACAATTCGAGATCATGCCCGAATCCAGCATGGGCAAGCTCTCTACGTCCACCTTTCAAAACGAGGAAACCGGCGCGCGGACAATCGACGTGACGATCAGAACACTCGACGGTCTCGTGGCCGAGGGTGCCCTCCCGATTCCCGGCTTTCTCAAGATCGACATCGAAGGCGCGGAACTCGATGCGCTTTATGGTGCCGCTGGCCTGATCGAGAGCCACCACCCGACCCTACTGATCGAAGCGCACTCCTATGATCTGCTCCACGGGTGTGCCGATTGGCTGCGCGACCGCGGGTATTCTCTTTCGGTGATCCAAACGCCGCTGGAAGGGATCACACCCGAGACGTTCAAAGTATGCCACCTTCTCGCGCAACCAGCTTGA
- a CDS encoding VanZ family protein yields the protein MTKTANKNPVVGMNLSTRRTLALTATAILTFVIAYLTLSPSPPHVGLEELLSDKAYHVIAFAALIFPSALLYARSLIWVIPAALLFGGAIELIQPYVGREAEVADFLADAVGLSVGIVSGLFLRMLLTKLLPAPAVPSN from the coding sequence ATGACCAAGACCGCCAACAAAAACCCGGTCGTCGGCATGAACCTGTCCACGCGTCGCACCCTCGCACTGACCGCGACAGCCATTCTAACCTTTGTAATCGCCTATCTGACACTGTCGCCGTCACCACCGCACGTCGGCCTAGAAGAGCTTCTCTCTGATAAAGCCTACCATGTCATCGCGTTTGCGGCTTTGATCTTTCCAAGTGCGCTGCTTTACGCGCGCAGTTTGATCTGGGTGATCCCGGCGGCACTCCTGTTTGGCGGCGCGATTGAGCTCATCCAGCCCTACGTGGGCCGTGAAGCCGAGGTCGCAGATTTTCTGGCGGATGCGGTTGGGCTCAGTGTCGGGATTGTCTCTGGCTTGTTCTTGCGCATGCTCCTGACCAAACTTCTCCCAGCCCCGGCTGTACCCAGCAATTAG
- a CDS encoding glycosyltransferase family 4 protein: protein MKRVLCISPHFPPVNGPDMHRLRHMLPHLPALGWDPVVFSVAPQHVEGAQDPLLTSTLPDGLEQHVVGALSPRLTRKVGLGNIGFRSWFQLRRAVDHYLSGHTIDLIFFTTTVFTAIAHGPHWHRRYGVPFVVDLQDPWRNDYYLSLPKQDRPRKFWFDHWQKTKLEAATMPHAAGLLSVSDAYVETMQDRYPALRNRPALTQPFGAAASDFDVAATLPAPAKAVPGTVTLRYIGRGGRDMKTALTILFHAVRKGLETEPDLFYSLRLSFQGTSYAATGRGEKTVEPIAEACGVADLVQEETDRLPYFETLRSLMAADILLVPGSDDAGYTASKLYPYILARRPLVALFHEQSSAVEVLIRTKAAAPITFDETGVTDDAISRACDQLRAHLTGTRPAPQTDWAAFEPYTASATTARIAALFNRSLAT from the coding sequence ATGAAGCGCGTCCTGTGCATCTCTCCCCATTTTCCGCCCGTCAATGGGCCGGACATGCACCGGTTGCGCCATATGCTGCCCCATTTGCCAGCTCTTGGCTGGGATCCTGTAGTTTTTTCGGTGGCACCCCAGCATGTCGAAGGGGCGCAAGATCCACTGCTGACCAGCACTTTGCCCGATGGTCTGGAACAGCATGTCGTCGGAGCCCTGAGCCCGCGCCTGACCCGCAAGGTTGGTCTTGGGAACATCGGATTTAGGAGTTGGTTTCAATTGCGCCGCGCGGTAGACCACTATTTGAGCGGCCATACAATCGACTTGATCTTTTTCACCACTACAGTCTTTACCGCGATTGCCCATGGCCCGCACTGGCACCGAAGATACGGCGTGCCTTTTGTGGTGGACCTTCAGGACCCGTGGCGAAACGACTACTACCTGTCCCTGCCTAAGCAGGACCGCCCGCGGAAATTCTGGTTTGACCACTGGCAGAAAACCAAGCTCGAAGCTGCGACTATGCCCCATGCCGCGGGTCTCCTCTCGGTGAGTGACGCCTATGTCGAAACCATGCAAGACCGATATCCGGCTCTTCGGAACCGCCCGGCACTGACCCAACCCTTCGGTGCTGCCGCGAGCGATTTCGATGTGGCCGCAACGCTGCCTGCTCCCGCTAAAGCCGTCCCGGGCACCGTCACGCTGCGCTACATTGGACGCGGCGGGCGCGACATGAAAACTGCCCTCACGATCCTTTTTCACGCTGTTCGAAAGGGCCTTGAGACAGAGCCCGACCTCTTTTATTCTCTCCGCCTCAGTTTTCAAGGGACGAGCTACGCAGCCACTGGGAGGGGAGAAAAGACTGTCGAACCCATCGCAGAGGCTTGCGGTGTGGCGGATCTGGTGCAGGAAGAAACTGACCGCCTGCCCTATTTCGAAACGCTGCGCAGCCTGATGGCTGCGGATATCCTCCTCGTTCCGGGCTCCGATGATGCGGGCTACACGGCATCCAAGCTATACCCCTACATTCTCGCCCGCCGCCCCCTTGTCGCGCTGTTCCATGAGCAAAGCAGCGCGGTTGAGGTGCTGATCCGGACTAAGGCGGCGGCCCCGATCACCTTCGATGAAACAGGCGTGACGGACGACGCGATCAGCCGCGCCTGTGACCAACTCCGCGCGCATCTCACCGGCACACGCCCCGCGCCGCAGACCGATTGGGCAGCCTTCGAACCCTACACAGCGAGCGCTACGACGGCCCGGATTGCCGCGCTCTTCAACCGCTCCCTCGCGACCTGA
- a CDS encoding glycosyltransferase, with amino-acid sequence MTNGLYGIVLNTSFNENEPVVDTPEQAIACFERTLKCVTFYGPVHGVAKDALYRASDLFVLPTHTENFGLVVAEALA; translated from the coding sequence ATTACGAATGGGCTCTACGGAATCGTTCTGAACACAAGCTTCAACGAGAACGAGCCTGTTGTTGACACACCGGAACAGGCGATTGCTTGCTTTGAACGCACTCTTAAGTGTGTGACCTTTTACGGACCCGTACATGGTGTCGCGAAGGACGCGCTGTATCGTGCATCAGATCTTTTTGTTTTACCGACCCATACCGAAAATTTCGGGCTCGTGGTCGCAGAGGCACTAGCGTAG
- a CDS encoding class I SAM-dependent methyltransferase: MPLYVQYGCGHSCPDNWHNYDASPTLRYERLPVVGKLYTRNASRFPDGVRHGDIVTGLPEPRGGVDGIYCSHILEHLALEDCRRALRNTLTLLRPGGVFRMVVPDMGFEARRNLDDPAPDAVSKFMAATYLGQRTRPRGVSGAVKSWLGNSAHLWMWDYKGLASELADASFTDIRRAKVGDATDHGEAFAAVEDAGRWTNALGIECRRPAC, from the coding sequence ATGCCCCTCTACGTTCAATACGGATGCGGCCACTCCTGCCCCGACAACTGGCACAACTACGATGCGTCCCCGACGTTGCGATATGAACGTTTGCCCGTTGTTGGCAAGCTTTACACCCGAAATGCCTCGCGCTTTCCCGACGGTGTCCGGCATGGCGATATCGTGACAGGCTTGCCCGAACCGCGCGGTGGCGTAGACGGGATTTATTGCTCACATATCCTTGAGCACCTTGCACTGGAGGATTGCCGCCGGGCGCTGCGCAATACTCTGACCCTCCTGCGCCCTGGTGGCGTCTTCCGTATGGTCGTGCCAGACATGGGATTCGAAGCGCGCCGCAACCTCGATGACCCGGCTCCCGACGCGGTGAGCAAGTTCATGGCAGCGACCTATCTCGGTCAACGCACCCGTCCACGGGGGGTCTCGGGCGCAGTAAAAAGCTGGCTGGGAAACTCCGCGCATCTCTGGATGTGGGACTACAAGGGTTTGGCGAGCGAACTGGCAGATGCGAGCTTCACCGATATTCGTCGTGCCAAGGTTGGCGACGCAACCGATCACGGTGAAGCCTTTGCAGCAGTGGAGGACGCTGGCCGCTGGACCAATGCACTCGGGATTGAGTGCCGCCGTCCAGCATGTTGA
- a CDS encoding tyrosine-type recombinase/integrase — MTFKMPLPSIHDWRREFKRLEGAYAPSTMRSYYSDVEIFVRWCEEQGIAPFPASVTSVCRFLEDQAPDRAPSTVRRRLYAIRKAHRLLRLADPTYDEDINLTFRRIRRAKHTRPKQAKGLTRKYLDQFLAVQPDGPWGLRNRAMLSLGYELLSRRSELVALTTDDLEFLSDGTMRVIIRRSKADPFGQGRIAFTSRETTVAVRDWLTWRGPDITFLFCPIYQGRAVDRDLSTTTVKRLVKTAARTAGFDQEIIDAFSGHSLRVGAAQDLLCAGYDAAAIMRAGGWKSVNILARYLEMAEHNVWA; from the coding sequence ATGACATTTAAAATGCCTCTCCCTAGCATCCATGACTGGCGAAGAGAATTCAAGCGTCTTGAGGGGGCCTATGCGCCGTCAACCATGCGGTCCTACTATTCCGACGTGGAAATCTTTGTGCGCTGGTGTGAAGAACAGGGCATCGCGCCGTTCCCGGCAAGCGTCACATCCGTGTGTCGCTTTCTCGAAGACCAGGCCCCGGATCGCGCCCCTTCGACGGTCCGCAGGCGGCTCTACGCCATCCGCAAAGCACACAGACTGCTGCGTCTTGCCGACCCGACGTATGATGAAGATATCAATCTCACGTTCCGGCGGATCCGGCGCGCGAAGCACACCCGCCCGAAACAGGCCAAAGGCCTGACCCGGAAATACCTCGACCAGTTTCTCGCGGTGCAGCCCGACGGTCCTTGGGGGCTGCGCAACCGCGCCATGCTGTCTTTGGGCTATGAGTTGCTGTCGCGGCGGTCCGAACTGGTGGCGTTAACGACAGATGATCTTGAGTTTCTGAGCGACGGCACCATGCGGGTCATTATCCGGCGCAGCAAGGCGGACCCCTTCGGTCAGGGCAGGATTGCCTTTACGTCGCGGGAAACAACGGTCGCTGTTCGTGACTGGCTGACGTGGAGAGGCCCCGACATCACATTCCTCTTCTGCCCGATCTATCAGGGCAGGGCGGTGGACCGGGATCTCAGTACGACGACGGTCAAGCGCCTGGTCAAAACGGCTGCCAGAACGGCGGGGTTTGACCAGGAGATCATTGACGCCTTCAGCGGACACTCCCTGCGCGTGGGCGCGGCGCAAGACCTGCTTTGCGCCGGATACGACGCGGCTGCCATCATGCGGGCAGGGGGCTGGAAGTCGGTTAATATTTTGGCGCGCTATCTGGAGATGGCAGAGCACAATGTCTGGGCGTGA